In Rutidosis leptorrhynchoides isolate AG116_Rl617_1_P2 chromosome 6, CSIRO_AGI_Rlap_v1, whole genome shotgun sequence, the DNA window gtctgaaatattatatgatttcatTCTAGCTGTTTATATGCAAATGTATGTAaccattttctttctttctttcttttttgttTGTGTTATTATTCCCCCTCTCCTTAGCttaaaattatttattttgaaTTGCAGTCTATGTAAGTATGGCTGCTTTATTGAAAACCGACTCAAGTGTCTTTTGCTCACTCAATGTACAATGAGTCGATGACTAATGCATTTGATACAACTATACATGTGTATGATCTGAATAATCAGATTCTTGTACATATTGGGTGCTAACAGAAATTTCCAGCTGCTCCATCATCATTAATAATCAATTTTTGCAGTTCTAACTGATTTTCAATCAATAAAATACCATCTCTTTTCTACTGAGATTTAATTGCCCAGCTGCATTTGCCATCTAAAACTCATATTGTTGTCTTGTTGGTCCTAGTATACGTAGATGGTATACCAAGGCATTGAATATGTATTCATGTGCGTCTAACTGAGACAGCATATTGTGTTGTTTTTGTAGATCGAAAATCCGAGGGAAGATCAAGGATTGACAgagagtctgacaaccaacagctGTTGCAGTTAGAAGAGAAAGATGTAATTTCATCTGTGGCTACTGTCCTATCTGATCTTTGTGGTCCCAGTGAATGGATGGCTATGGAGAAACTTCATACTGAGGTAAGATTTCTATACTCACAACTTTGTAGGGGAATTCAACTGGATGAGTCCAGACCAGAAACTTAAGTAGTTGGGTGGTACTGGTTTTTATTCGGGTAAGTTCTATAGTTTGGTTGGTCATACCGATTTTTGCACATCACTACCAGACTCCCCTAATTGATGTTTCTGCTAATATGCTCGAACACAATGTGTTCCTTACTTTGCTTTCTGTATGCATATAAATCAGTGTTGCAGAACTCGGACTTACTTGGCGAGTACTCGTTTTTTGCAACTCGGGTAGTACTTGGCGAGTACTTTGTCAAATTCGGTCAAATTTGGTCAAAGTTTTGGTCAAACTCGGCATTAATCGGAAGCTCGGCTAAAACTTGGGATTACTCGTAAAatcggtcaaaatcagtcaaattcaAACTTGGTCAGCATCCGAGTACTCCTCGAGTTGCAGAGTACTTCCTAAAAAGTCCCGAACGAGTACTCCTagagtagcgatttttgcaactcTGATATAAACATCCATTTAATAAGAGTGGCTGCTGGGGTCGAAAAACTTCCCCAAATGCATCGAAATTTGAAAGGGCGTACTTAGGTCGAGTTAGCGAATTTCATAGTGGCTGAGTACATTCGTAAAGTTGTGATGTGTATAATGATCCTCGTCTGCAATCATTTTGGACAAACAAATGCAAAACTGATTTCATAAGATTATTGATCCAAAGCAGCATTTTGGCGACATGTCATGCCCTCTCTTACATCGTTAAAAAACCTTCAATTGTTGCATTCCAGATTTGACTCTTTTAAGACCACGTGTTTCTGCCTTTCTGGGCTCTTGATGTGTATAACTAGGGTATACAAGCAGAGCGCGGTTCTAATTTTGCGACTTAATTTGATAATTGGATATGTGTATTTGTCAATCAGCTGTGGTTTAAGTTTTCATTGTGTCCAATGAAACTGTATGTACGAATTCAATTTGGAAAAATAAGCTCTGGCGTGATATAAACTAAAactttttttaatattaatgacaACAATGTGGTCTTTTTCTATGTCATTACGAGGTCTGGGTGTTTTTGCACTTCTAATGCCTGATGCCGGATAACTGTGAAAAGCTTAGGCATAATTAGAGGTGGATCTTTCTACCCCATTTACTTGTAGATGGGTTGATTTTGGATGTTTATCTTTAACTGATCAATCAAGGATTTAACTGATAAGTACTTGAATGCAACAACCTACTAAAATGCTGTACCATATAGCTTTTGGTTATGGACATCAAATGAAGTGTTTGCAGGTTAGCCTTGCCCGGCTGATGCTCAATATGTAACCTCTTGGGACAACATTTCGATTGTGTCCATTTCTCTTTTCTACTGATCATAACTTTTTTATTTTTTACTGTCTGATGTGAAAGTCTGTTATAATAATCAAATAAATTGGAATGGCTAACTTTGTATGCTCTTTTGGATGTAGTTGGTTGAACAATACGGTGACATCTGGCATCACAGTCGTGTTAGGAGATATTTGACATCAGAGGATTACCCAAGCCCTGAAGCCAAGGGCAAACCATGGTTCGGGCTGCTTATGCTTTTGAGGAAATATCCCGAACATTTTGTCATAAACACCAGATCTAAAGGCCGGGTCACACAGGAGTTTGTATCACTTGTGTCTCTCATTTCATGAGAGCATCATGATGTTATGAGTTTAAATCTAACTAGAAccttgcagaaaaatcaaacttgagTTAAGCAACATTTGTCGTCATTTGTAAATTATCCTTTGGGCTTTTGCTTTATCTGAAATACTCCTTTGAATGGAAATTTGAGAATCATCTTATATCTTTATTCCTTGTGGCTTTTTATCCCTTCTGATTTAAGCAATTACTTTACTTCTTATCGAAGGTGCAGAAAGTATCGTAGCAAATTGATTATTATCCTCGAGTGGATTTACTAAAAACTTGGGTTCTACCTTCTACCTTCTTTCTTTAATGGATATAACTTTCGGAATTTGGTAAACAAGGATTCCGTCCTTCTGAGAAACCATTTATCTGAATAATGGATTGTAGATACAAGGTTTTAGTTTTCAAATGTTAGATTTGAAAAGAAGCAATTTGTAGTTCATTTTATTTGTGTATGTCACAATGATGTGTTGTTGATGGCCAAATACATGTGTGGTGTACGCATTATAAACTGGTGTACCCATTATATGTGACATGAGCATCGAACACTTGAAAATAAGTAAAGATTTACATAAGGCATTCAATTCAATAGAATATGTTTTATTTGGGTTTGCTTATACTATTTGGCATGGTTGTATATTAAAAAACTAAACAGAATATGATTTCTTGTGAAAAAATAGTAGTGTTTTGTGAATCGATCGTGGTTCAAAGATGTCATCTAAGATCCAAACCTAGGATAAAATAAACCTCCAAAACTCGTGTCTTTGTAATTTGCCTGCATCTTAAAGTCAATATGATTCTAACTTGAATCTCACAACAAATGCTTATTCAAGTTTATACTAGTATAAATAGAAGCCACAATTCTATAACAACCAACCAAAAGCTTTCTGCAAAAAGTAGCATCATCTTTTATGAATCTTCTTTTGTCAAATCACGAATCCGAGCACGTAGATTTTCCTCGCGTGCACGTTTTGCAGCCTGAGCTTCCTCGTCAAGAACTTGGATGGGTAACCATTCTGGCCATTTGAACCAACTGTCTTTCTTGTCATCACCGGCTAACGATTCATACATGTTCTTGAAAACAGGCCTTAGTTTTATAGCAGCAAAATCAACCCCAGTTCCTACAAGGGCGATTCCAATAGAGTAACGGACCGCACCCGGAACACCACCTGAGATCAAAATTATAAGAAATGTGTCAATTgtcttatatatagatataatcaaTTTATTAGACGGGAAAGATAAGTTAACTGTTTTGCAATAATAAAGTACTTTTAAATTTTGTTTCCAGAATCATGTAATATGACACataataatatctatatatatctatttatttcctGCATTTATGATAGTGTGTGATTAATCAATAAATCTGATTACATGACGTTAAGAATGTATTAAACTAACTACGTAGTATAACATTAATGTCAAATTCTTAATCCAATGTTAACCTAGTTTTGCAACGTTTTGAACTTCTGAAAGAGAAAAGAAACCAAAATTAATACAAATGCTTCTAAATTTGCCCAAACAATCAACTTTCTGAGGATCATGAAAAATCTGAAAGTGCAACTATTGACAGAGAAGTCTACATAACAAAAAAGAATGAAAATAAACAAAAAGGCAAATGGAAAGACGGTCATGTGGGTTACATACGTTCAAAAACTGATACTAGATTTTCGTTTAGGGTGTGTGGTTCATAAGTGACTAACCATGTAATCTTCCTAAAATAGCGCCAGTACCAAATCCAGCAATTGCCGAGTCAAGAAGATCGTCAGGCTCTGAATGCCTGCTGGCTCTTACGATCTCCCGAGCACCTgtcataacaaaaaaaaaaaaaaaaaaaaaaaaacaaattaaatAGTTTAGAAtgctaaatgatttttttaatggaACCCAATTTAGAATCAAGTAAAAGACAATGAAATCACATCTCCATCCGTTTCGACACCTCAACTCACTATATAGAATGATAAATGAAGAATATAAACGGGAAccaatattataaaacatttttaaAAAATCTAGAGATGTATTCTCCAATTAACTATCACCAACAACGTTCTACAAAAGACATCAATGACAACTCGAAGTGCATATGTACTATAAGCCATGCAATAAGACTTATATTTGATAAAAGCCCTTATGTAAGCTACTAACTCACTATTTCTAGGTTCTAGTCACAAACTCCACAAGTTCAGTACTCACCATTGCATCCGCATTTGAGCAATTAACGTTGTTTTTTACAAGAGTAAATGATAAGAAAAATTGAGTTAAAGACCAAGTGACCAACCtaacatttttcataaacataaattatagCCAGAAGTTAACTTCTTAAGGGTGTTATCACACAATCATACGAAACATGAAATATTCTCTAAACAGGAGGAAGGAGATAGTTTACCACAATAACAACCGGTGACAATGGCAAGATTCGTGGCGTAAGTCGCAGACATGTTTGCTAATCCGTGAACTTTTCGATGCTTCGATACTAATCCAATTCCACCTCCCACAATTCCTAATTAAACAACAAGTATTCAAAACATAGTTACagcatcattatatttttatgtgtTTGGGAAATTTACTTACACGTATTCAAGCTATAATtcaaacaaataaataaaatagcATCAAAATCAATATTAGTCCGAATAACaacaaaaaattaaaaaacaaatagccaacattaaaaaacaaaaatacaaaattaaattcACGATGATGTTTAAACTGCTAGTGTCGACTTAACAGAAAAGCTATCTGAATGGATTAACAAAATAGCAAGTAACAAAATCTATCAATTACATGTATAAAGCCTAAATTTTAAAGTATTTGCTGCATTTAATATTCAACTGTAATAACCAAAATTAAATGAAATGAATTTGGGGAAAAGTACCTCCAAGGAGAGTAGGGTAGATAATACGACTTCTCCAACTgataccttcttcttcttcttcttcttctagggTTTTAATTTCATCTGCAGATTCCATTTCTGAGCATAGTCTTAAACCTTGATTGATTTATTGACGAGTTCTATATCATTTTTCACACTCGAATCGACCGGTTTAATAATCGTTTAGGCGGACGCTCATTGGGCACGCTAATTGGGCCTGTTCGATATGCATACAAAAAAGTGATTGGCCCAAAACGAATAAGTGAGTTGATCCGCGAACAACGATGACAATGAATCGGATATGAATCGGTTGATTCTATATTGATACCCAACTaattttttaaacaatattataaatACATCATTACACACCTCAGTAAAACTGAACATTTTAATATTACTTAAAGTGTAATTTCGTCTTTTATATCTGGCCTATTTATATACTCTCGTCTACTTCCCACCAGAAGCTTCTGCCTGCTGTCTCCATCGCCACCACATATCCTCTCCATCGCTACCACCTCCATCTCTACCACACATCGGCATCACGACCACCTTTTGCTTGGGGTTTTACTTTCTCAACTGCCAGTCTGCCATTAATCTCTTACGGAATTTCCATTCATATTCATTTAAATATATATCATTCATCCATAACTATACCGTAAGATTAAACCGTTTGATATCTGTATCTACACTGTTAGATTAAAGCGCTTGATAGATATACGACAGATATCACATTTTTTTTCTTCCAAAGTACATATTATCTAAATGCATGCTAAATGACAGTGACATAACGGCTTAATAGCAATTAGAAAAATGTACAATCAAAAGTCAATAAATTCTAATTTGTATAATCAAAACACAGTCTTCTACTTTCTATAAGGTTAGATGAATAAAGTAGTTATAGCGCAAGTATATACACAATCCTCGTTGGCCCCGCCTCATTCGTCTTTGAGTTTCATCCATACGACGAATTAACTTTGGTTCCACTCACCTACGTAATAAGACAACCCACTTTTTATGGCGTCTTTTGCATCCTGAAAATGAAGGAGCCAACGTCACTACAGTTGGCTCCGGTCTTAGAGATTAGACAAAACTTCACACAATCACAGATTACTACGAAAAAATGGATAAAAGGTAGTTAAGTTTTTCAAGCTTATTTCTGTAGCATAAGGTCTTAAAATATCAGGTAATCAGGCAAATAACAGCACTATTCTatcaataatctcttctatatatacaaataaatgaGACAAATTCCCTCCTCAAAGTTCAAACCATATTTGGATCTCAGATTCCGCCATCGTTTACACTAATAATTAACAAAATATCAGTGTGGCACGTGGTACATcaccaataaaaaaataaaatcgacGAATAAATAGGATATCATCACGCTAGTGACATATCTGGGTCATCAGAACCTGAGAAGCCATTTCTCCCTTGATATGCTTCTGCTCCCGAGTCAATGTTGAGATGGTGATTCTCAAACTTCATCCTCGAACTAACCCTTCTCTGATGTCCTGGCCAAAAAAATGTTCATTTTCAGCATAACTAATCATAAACCTAATTTCAAAGCTTAATACTCGATACACATTAAAACTTAGCTGATTAGATATTTTGGTAACAAATTTGGTCAGGAATCACATATGTGATATGTCACAAAACTCACATAAACATATATAGAGTTGTTTATCTCTAATCTCGTACGTGCATTATTGAAATGATTGGTTTTTGGCTTAATATCTTGGTCTTTTAGGAAATTAACTCTAAAAATAAGAAGCAAATATAGTTACTCTTGTTGTTGATTGCATCACGGGTCATGATTAAGAATTCATCCCAGGTCAGTTTACTCAGTTCGTCTTTTTCTTCGACTGTGAGTTCAAAGTTTGGTTCCCTTCCACACAAGAAAGCAGCCCTGCAAGAAACAAAATTGAACCAGGATGTGTAACTGTGCAAATAAATAAAAAACGTTCGTCATACATGAACGGTATATGTAGCCTGAGCTAAAATGTTTGTTGTTGACAATCAAGAAGATAGTTATACGGAGTAATAACCAACTCTTTAAGCTACTATATTATGGTCTCCGCAACTTGCAAAGAGTATACTACGGAGTATATAATTCTTGAATCAAGTATTTCAAAGAGGTGGTAGCTTCGACCCATTTACATTATAGATAATTGGCTGTTTTAAGCCGTATATAACACACTAACTACTATCTTTTAAGGAATCAGAGGAAAAAAAAAGATTAAAAAGGGGTTTGCAGGATAATTGGTAGTGTGAGGACTGCTAGCACCTATTTGACTTAAACCCGTAACACTAcccgcccattttgccacctctacCTGTCATATAAGCGTGCAGCTTCTTCTTGAGAGCCGACGGTGCCCAGATGTATTTGTTTCTTGTCGACTTTGATGGCAGCTTGCCATTTCATGTTTTTAAAATACACACCTCTCATCACGCACGCTTCTTGGTTCTCAAAATTCTTTCTTCTGTGTCTTTTACGTCTTTTGAAAACTGAAATAAACGAAACAATTGTATTTGTCATtccaattttttttaatatttttccgTTTTCTGggtgtttatttatttttatttttttcatttatctTAAAATAAAGTATAATCTACGATTCAAAATTTAATGTAAATGGCACCTACAAAATAAAAACACGGAATAACAGCTTAAAATGCTATCTTTAACCACACAAATTTTAATCCATGGTTAATGCATATGGATTTTAAAGTGTTACTCCCATTTATCCCACGAAAATTGATACATTTTCCGGTGAATAATGTTTCATAAAATTCCAGCAGATCCGGTTCTTGAAACTTTCAAATTCAAACTTACATTTATTCGTCATCACCAAGACcaattaaaattaatactattttttTGGCCGGGTACATAATACTACCTAATATTGTGACATCTTTACAATATATCAAGTCAAACAATGCAACTTTCATTAGAAATTGGACTTACATTGTACCATCTGTTGATTCAGATAACAAATCTGATAATTTTATATCAACTTTTATTATTAGAGACGGAGCAACAAGTGGTAAATACATCATATTAGATTGAATTCAACGAATTTAATTTACCAAACTAATGAAATTGTGTAATTAATCAAAAAAACGAGAAACAAACCTGGAAAGCCAGCAGGCTGCTTAGACTCATTGACATTTGAGGGTTCAGGTTCTTCGGATTTTGAATTGTCCTGCTAAACATAACATTAGTGTAAACCTTGGTTTATACCCagtaaaaaggaaaagaaaaaattAATAAATCCTGCAAAACCAGTCCAATTTCGATATTGAGCAAAGAACACGTTGAACAACCCAGGGTTATTATATAACAGAACCATTTTTTTAGACTGACAACGGGCAAATTCGTTGAAAGTTTCAAGCTCCTCTACCTAAATGAAATTAACTACAATTTTAATTTCTGAAATTAATCATGAAAATGGAAAATTCTCTTCTAAAAGTATCTCAAGTGGAAGATACTTATCTGCCCATTATTTACTATTTGAGATTTATCAGAACCATTTTACATGAACAAATGCTGTGATTAGGTACAAaaatttactatttttaaaggtacaTTGCAAATCTAAGAACAAGTCAAACACCTACATTAAACCAAATATCCAAGTCAAACAATTACAAATTTTACCAGAACTTTTTATGGCATTAGCATAGGAGCAATACAAGTTCTATCGAGGTATAAAAAGGTGCGAGACAAAAACGAGTCGGTCGGGACCTTGAAAGTTCGAGTTGGTTGTTAAAAAAAGAATAACTCCTGTAAATCATTTATTTTCAAAAAATATTTATGTTTATTTTACCTCATTAGTCCCGTCAACATCAACTGAACTTGAACGATGAATGGCAGGTGATCTTGTGGTTTGCACCCGATTTCCAGGAGATTGTCCATTTTCATATGACGAAAGCAAATCAAAAGTGCTTCTCCCTGAATATTCACATCCATCGAGTCATCAATAAATGAATAAATGTAACAACTGAAAACGCACAACAATGTGCACCAATTATTTGGTTTATCTCAAAGACCGGGTGTAAAATCAAGAAACGACAACCAAAATGACAATAATACTCAATAACATGATATTAACATAAAGCAAAGAATATGAACTTACCATAAAGTTTAATGAGCCTTTGTCTACGGATGCTCACCATAGTGTCTTAAGAAGATTCTAACTTCATTCAAAAACTAGATTATCACTTATACCAAACATTGGAATAAAAtaacaaagctaattacaagataTTAAAGGCCGGCTATATGCACACTTTTTGTGATATATATTACTACATTGCTACTTACTGAATCGGACTTACATCTGTTGCTGCTTCAGGTCCAAAAGGGATTTTCGGATTAAACAAGATTCTGATAATGTTAGCTAGTTCATAGAGACAATGCATCAAACAGCATGAATCAAATCTAATTAGCACAAAAGTATATGGCTGTTGCATCATAAAAATATGACATAAGAGTAAGAAAATTCAAAGTCAACCCAATAATCATCTACTACTCATGgctgaattttattttttttataattcaaGAAAAGCAAAACCACCCAAATAATTCAAGATCATAACATCAATGTGACTGCTTGTTTGGAtaagttataaaaataattattaattaaaataaaggGGAAAAAGTTTTGAGCTTGAATGGACCAATCAAAATCAAGAGTAACACACAGAGATAGAAGCAAACACTATATGTCAATCAAGTGAACTGAAGAAATTGAtaagaataaaataataaaaaaatataattaccCAAATTGTGTTCTAAACAACAAGTCAACCACCAACCTACCACCTTTTTATTATGAAAACGAGACAGTAaaaatacaatcaatcatgtaaacTTGAAAAATAACGCAGATTAAAAACAAATAAATTCAAAAAAGCACAATCACATCATCTACAACCGAATGCATTTGGAATTACATAAAGAATTACCACCCAAAAAAATATAAACAATAATTAATAAAATCTTGTAGATAATTAGGTAGGGTGAGCAACAAAATAAGAGATTATgcaaaatatatagtattattattattatatataaagctAAAAGTAGATTGGGTGTTTTGTTTTGTTACCTGAGAAGAGATCAGAGAAGGTGGCGGAACGAAAGAGTGAGCGGAAAACCCACAATAAATAAGAgtgtgtttttcttttttttttcttttttcttttttttaatcaAGCGAAAACTGGGTTTTAGTTTACAAGTCTTTTGAATTTGGGTTACAATTTACAAAACATGATGGTTTGGAAAGAGAAACTTGAGATAAGTTGACAAGGATTTTGGGTGTTTTTTCTCAATCTTTTGGTATCATTATATCATTCttgtaactatattattattttgttatattttattattttgataAAATATGGGCTAATATAGACCACAATAAATCTATAAAATGTAGTAGTATACATTAACATTTAACAAGGGTGTGTTTGGCAACGAATTTACGAGAGTTTATAGGAGCTTGagtttatgattttaataagctataAGTCATAACTTCTGTTTGACATACAACCAAAAGTATAGCTTATGTAAAAAAGAAGCTCTGGAAAAAGAAACTTTTAGAAGTAGTTTTTTGAAAAAACTAAAGCTTATGataagctccagctccaactaGTTTCATCCAAATACACCTCTAAGTTACATTCGCACACAAGTAATATACAactttataatttataaatttatcaaaaaagagtaataattttaatactaccaATATTTTTTTAAAGCAAATTCTATAAATAAGGAAAAAAATATCAAGACGCTAAAAGTAGTACGAAATATACTGGAATAAGAAAAAACGATAACTTACACGAACacgatgtgacgacccgaaaatttctgaccaaatttaaacttgatctatatatgatttcgatacgataagcaaagtatgtaatgttgagtctagaaaattttgaaacgatgttcatatattcaaatgaccttcgactgttctcgacgattcatgaacaattaattgtaaatagatatgtgtgtgtatatatataaataataattcgaaatattatatgttgttgtattaaaattgaatatgtaaaataaaataaaaatatgatattatgataattaatatttaaaacatatctatatatataaataaagtatattaaatatatattttgtgatttcgaatctattttgtAAATGGCGGTAATGCTCAagtgtcattcgattgatagtaaatgagttaaaaaggaacttatgtgattttaaaataaacggttattcgaaaatgagttttataacttatagacttattaataatatatttagaagttttttgttaaattttaaaactttttaaattttacttagggttgggagtgaataattaatgtaatttttacttaataattaatgaacaaattttataccataatgaccaaaataattaaatatatttaatttaaaaatatgaaatttttctgaacacttttattcgccactgatttcgcGATATagtacagtccgtgaaaactgtccatAAGATACCAAATATATGGTGGCTATACTGTGTCCATGCACGTTTTTCtttttttcatttaatatatatattactatttgaaATTTGTAAGTAAATGAATATATTCAACGAGATTACTGTGTTTGTTTGTAGATATATGTAATAATCTCTTTCATCACAGTATCCTTTTATCCATcctctataatatatatacatatatataccttATGTGATTATATATCCACACCATGTCCACTCTTCATTTTTCTGCTACTCGACTACCCGAGCACAATCACCATTTACTTTGAATCGCCACACCACAACCATCTTCTCCGACCACTTCCCACTGTGAACATCACGGTTAACCGCCGCCCATTTAACCATCACACGCCACCACCATCTCCATTTTTTTTTTGATGCTGTATCTTCTTCTGTTTCTTGTTCGAAGAACGTCACCAAAACAACCATCATCACTCTCACCACTTTATCATAATCACCATGATCACCAACACCCATCAATCACTCTATCATCGACAATCCTCTTCACCATCTTTCTCTGTGTACTTTCGGTTCACAACCCATCATCAAACctgttgacatatgtttatgtaatagatttGTGGCGCACGGTTTTATTATTTCTTTGTAATGTATTTACTGTATTTACCATGGTAACTTGTAACTCTTGTAACttaggaggttgtcatatataaacaacctcctcacTTGTTAATGATTTAGTTATCTATTTTGCATATTACATATCTTATCTTTCCTCTCTAGTGTTCTTGATAACTAATACTTCCAACCCACTAAACATCCATCAAAACCGTGGATCCAAGCTTCATttgggactaacaattggtatcagagcgggacttgCTATCTTGCTTGTTGATCCAAGGATTGAAGCTTCAAGAATCGTGTTTTTGGAGAGTTTGGTGTTCTTCGGTTGAGGTATCTCAATTTAAACCCATTCGGTCACGAATTAGCTGTTGTATGTTAAATTCTCTTATTTTTATGCTTGTAATCTGTCTTTAATGATTGAACATGCACTAGAACTCGTATGATTTTTCTCATTGTCACTTGTTTCTGTAAACTTTATGCTCGAAAATTTTTCAGATTCCAATTTGTTCGATATTCTTTTTGTGATAAATTATGCTTATCATGCTTCTGTCGTATGAAAAAGGCTTGTATGTCAAAATGATATGAATACCGTGTAATTTTCTGGTATATTTGTGCTTAACTCATATGCTTTATTCATAGTTCTTGCTTCATATGTTCATATTTCTGATGCTATGTTTAAAATACTATGACTTTGTCACTTTATTACACATTATACTCGAAAAATGCTTGAAATTCTTCACTCCTGTCATGTTAAAACCTTTTAAATGCCTTATAGACACATGATACATGCTGTTTTGCACTTAATCTTGACTAAATCTGCTTGAAATTACTTGAAAATTGCTTAAGTTTTTTCCAGAATCTGTGCTCGAAAAACCCCATCTGGGTTTGAAACTGCTCGAAAACCTCTTAGGGTTGCTTCACTACAGTGAAACCCTAAGGTTTTGCTCGAAAAACTCATTGTTTTTCACACGTGTTTAGTAGTTTTTGGCTCCCAACTTTGGACCTACGGTTAATACCCACCGAAAACCACTTTACCCGATAGTTTTTGGTACGATAACGACTTGTCCTTGACATATTACCTTGACTTGTGTCAGAAAGGACAAAGGACTTGTCCTTGTGTGCATCACCTTGTACTTATGTGTAAGAGCTCACGTGCATAACTTTCTCTTTCTTAAAAGTCAAAC includes these proteins:
- the LOC139855703 gene encoding uncharacterized protein, whose product is MESADEIKTLEEEEEEEGISWRSRIIYPTLLGGIVGGGIGLVSKHRKVHGLANMSATYATNLAIVTGCYCGAREIVRASRHSEPDDLLDSAIAGFGTGAILGRLHGGVPGAVRYSIGIALVGTGVDFAAIKLRPVFKNMYESLAGDDKKDSWFKWPEWLPIQVLDEEAQAAKRAREENLRARIRDLTKEDS
- the LOC139852944 gene encoding ethylene-responsive transcription factor-like protein At4g13040 isoform X2 — encoded protein: MVSIRRQRLIKLYGRSTFDLLSSYENGQSPGNRVQTTRSPAIHRSSSVDVDGTNEDNSKSEEPEPSNVNESKQPAGFPVFKRRKRHRRKNFENQEACVMRGVYFKNMKWQAAIKVDKKQIHLGTVGSQEEAARLYDRAAFLCGREPNFELTVEEKDELSKLTWDEFLIMTRDAINNKRHQRRVSSRMKFENHHLNIDSGAEAYQGRNGFSGSDDPDMSLA
- the LOC139852944 gene encoding uncharacterized protein isoform X1, which translates into the protein MVSIRRQRLIKLYGRSTFDLLSSYENGQSPGNRVQTTRSPAIHRSSSVDVDGTNEQDNSKSEEPEPSNVNESKQPAGFPVFKRRKRHRRKNFENQEACVMRGVYFKNMKWQAAIKVDKKQIHLGTVGSQEEAARLYDRAAFLCGREPNFELTVEEKDELSKLTWDEFLIMTRDAINNKRHQRRVSSRMKFENHHLNIDSGAEAYQGRNGFSGSDDPDMSLA